The Medicago truncatula cultivar Jemalong A17 chromosome 7, MtrunA17r5.0-ANR, whole genome shotgun sequence genome includes the window TTTGTAGCATAAGCGTATTAAAGACCATCcatcaaatattaatataaagaaTTCTCTAAGCATgcatataacataaaataaaataaaaaaacatgtacGAAAAGTACAAAAGAAATAGATAAATTATCCATGTGAGTATAACTCAACTAATAGAGACattgtattatatatgtaaggtcggagttcgaatcctgattcctcacttattcatcttaaatgtgaaattttaatcaCTAAACTacttaacaaagaaaaaacaagtatAATGGATCTAGAAGCATATCATCTAAAGGTGGATTACGATTCAGTTTACTAGATTTTATGTTGCAAGTTGCAAGACAATTAATGTCGGCTTAGCTTTTTGATTACTTGGACAAGTAGTGTATTATTCATCCACGATCATACACATTCAAACATGTCCCTTAAGCTCCCATCGTGCATGACAGAAATCCAGCTAGAAAAGTAGTTTGGACTTGACAAAAATTCCAGCTAGGAAAGTGGTTTGGATTTGACAAACATCACTCATTGTCAAATGGATTCTTCTTGGAAAACTTTACTTATTAATTCCACTTCAACTCAGATTGTCATGTGATATAACACCTATAGGCAAAACACACATCACACACCACATATTCCATccatataaaaatgaaacatgTCTCTAAATTTTATTGATAGATGTTAAAAGAGTTACGTTTGCACACAAATTCGACAATAAATTTTGGAAATGATTTAGAATCTTAAtgcaatttaaatatatattatttatttttatagtaaatgtttaaactaaaattaaatgaaatgtcACAACTCATTAATCATCCAATAAAGTAAATAACTACGATTTTAAattagagataaaaaaatagGTTGAACTAAACGAGTCGAGTCGACTcatttaacaatattttatagGTGGATTAAGTTGAAATTTGAACTCAGACTAGTCAAGTTGAAgtttaaattttgtcaaaaaagaagaagttgaagtttaaaaaaaataattttccctactgtgagtttattttattgGTGGATTTGTTTTGTTCGAAAAATTTagactattttgatattatatcGAATTTAATTCAAGTTAtactattttgaaattattgTTGGTTTACTTTCGTcatattgtttttaattatatattaggGCAAAAACAATGtcatgtttggtttggttatTTTGGTAGCTAGTGTGGATGTATGTTTATGTTATAGgtcatttattttagaaaaacttTAAGATGATTGaatattgatgttattatttttattagatgagaatgacaaaaaaaaaatgtattcatagaattttaaattgttttctgATAGTGTTTTCAGCTAGCAGTGTTTTCAAATATACAGTTCTCTAGCAGGTTTTCtgagaaaattaaaaatgatattaaatttcaattttctacTAAACTCATAATTAACATGTTATTATTCTAGCTATTAGTGTTTTCTGCTatgtttataatttgaaaaatgctaacaagtgcctttAGGTTAtttgataagaagtttaaagtgtaaattttattttggaagttgtatattcaacacattgaaaagTTGGAAAGCCGTCGTATCGAACCCGTTTTGGGGGATCCTTCTCCAAATGCTGAATGAATGTCTTCTATTGTAAGGCCCGCGGTTTCCTTAGACGGCTTTTGTTGACTGTGTACGTTTTTGTTTGCTTTTTCCTTTAtgttttgagggttttggcctagtccacCCTCTTGTATATCCCCCCCCCCGCCCCACGCggtttaataaaatttatttgaatttgatggTAAAGGATGAAATTTCTTCGAGGCGTCAACCTAGTTGAGATGTCGTTGCTTTCTTTTGATGCATGTCCTTACTCCTGACTtagaaaaaaatacattaaaaagttaaaaaataattttttcaatataaaatttatcaattgtaCTGTTTCCGTTTTTAAATCTTTTATAAAAGAGCACCTGTTAACAAGACCGTATGATTTTCCATCAAAAAAGTTACTCTATATAACATGTACCATGCATGTCCATAGCAACATAACTCAAAGTGTAGTACTAGAAAGCTAAGTATGAGTGAACTATGGGCACAACTAGGCTCTATACTAGCCACCATAATGTTCATGTATGCCATAATTGAACGTTTTTTACCATCTTCATTTCGTGATAGTCTTCAAATCTATTCACAAAAAGTAATAACCCTTTTTTACCCTTACATTCAAATCACTTTCCATGAATTCTCAGGTGAAAGACTCAAAAGAAGTGAAGCATACACTTTCATACAAACCTACCTAAGTGAAAACTCATCCCAACTAGCCAAAAGACTCAAAGCAGAAGTCATAAAAGATAGTCAAAACCCATTGGTTCTTagcattgatgatgatgaagaagtcaCCGATGAATTTCAAGGTGTTAAGCTTTGGTGGGCTGCAATCAAAATTGAAACTTCATCACATGGTTTTTCTTCCTTCTCTAATTATAAGAGATACTATAAACTCACTTTTCATAAAAAGCATAGAGATTTGATTACAATTTCTTACATCAAGCATGTTTTGAAAGAAGGGAAAGAAATTGCGATGAGAAATCGGCAAAGGAAGCTTTATACGAATAATCCAAGTAGTGGTTGGTATGGTTACAAACAATCAAAATGGAGTCACATTGTTTTTGAACATCCTGCGACTTTTGAGACACTTGCCttggaaaagaagaaaaaagatgaagttaTTAAAGATCTTTTGAAGTTTAGAAATGGTAAGGACTATTATGCAAAAATCGGTAAGGCTTGGAAACGCGGTTATTTACTTTATGGTCCTCCAGGAACAGGTAAATCTACTATGATAGCCGCTATGGCGAATTTCATGAActatgatgtttatgatctTGAATTAACCGCGGTTAAGGATAATACCGAGTTAAGAAAGTTGTTAATTGAGACTTCTAGTAAAGCTATTATAGTTGTTGAAGATATTGATTGTTCACTTGATTTTACTAGCCAAAGGAAGattaacaaaaatgaaaaaaatgatgaagaagaCTCATTCATGGAACAAAAAGATTATTATCATaggaaaaaagaggaagaagaaaataacaGTAAAAATAGTAAGGTAACTTTATCTggtttattgaattttattgaTGGAATTTGGTCCGCGTGTGGAGGGGAGAGGATTATAATTTTCACGACGAATTTTGTGGAGAAACTTGATCCAGCTCTTATTAGGACAGGAAGGATGGATAAACACGTTGAGTTATCTTATTGTTGTTTTGAAGCTTTTAAGGTTCTTGTTAAGAATTATTTGGATATTGAGTCACATTATTTGTTTGATGAAATTGGTGATTTGTTGGAAGTTATTAATATGACACCTGCTGATGTTGCTGAGAATTTGATGCCTAAGTCTGTGAATGAAGATGTCGAGACTAGTTTGAAGAATTTGATTCAAGCACTTGAGAGGAAGAAGGTGGAAGAACAAGAAGTAGAAGAAGACAAGGAAGATAGTGTAGGAATTGTGGAAGATGTGAAGGAAAATGGTTACATTGTGAGTGTGAAAAATAATATGCTTTTGTGATGGAGATATATTGTTACAATGTGGTTGAAACATCtatttagtaacattattaggaGTTGAAATGtgtatttgtttcttttgatagGTAGTTTATTGTGTTTGTAGATCTAAATGTTCTCATATAGCTCAATTTGTTGTGAAATCATCTATTATTCAAATATGTTATATTAATTTGGATGTTAAAAAGTAAGATATGTGTCATTCTCATAAAGGAAATGTTTGATGTACATTCATATATTTTGAGAGGGAAAGCAGTGAGAGATGATGATGTGAGATGTTGTAATGTGATAGAAAGAGAGATAGAGATACAATAATGCGCTGAATATAGATATAGGAGAATTTGAAGTGTTTATGGTTGTTCTCATAGGCATCTCGAACTACCTAAAATACTCCCATCAGAAATTAATTACCGTTTGCTAGGAATCGGTATTTAATTTGCGTTTCCAGGAACGGCAGTTAATTATCATTGCCAAGAACAACAATTAAGTGTGAGTTACAAATAAAAACGCTGCACAAAGTTAGAAACTCAATGTTATGtgttttgggaatttttttttaggtaattaCATAGTAACATTCATTAATTCACCATTTACattaaaccaaaataaaaataaaatgcaacaTTTAGTTTCTGAAACCCCTCCGCCTTCTTGGAACTTGATACTGAGTGGTAGACAATGTCTCATCCACAAGAAGTGgggaaaaaattgaagaatgaatTGGATTCCAAAATCAATTCAGATGCGATGTTGGGCGTTGCAACTCACTTATCTTGTTGTTGTGTGTGATGCATCAGAGTTCACGTTCAAAAACAGTCAAGCCTTATCCTACTAAATGGGGTCGGCTCGGAGTTCACCTTTGCATCCCTAcagtacaaaaataaaaattaaataaagaaaaattagaaaaatacttGAATTTGACTAAAATAATATTACTTCTCCCACCCAAATTCTACCGGCAACGTGATGCAAGATATTGGACAGTATTAACTAATCAGAAGGTCCGCCACCAAATCCATAGGTGGCGATGGGCCTTGGTGGTGTGGTGATGGGTGATGTGGTGGCGGTGATGGCGCACAATGCTGGTCGTCATTATAAACCTCGTATTGCTGCTCAAATGCATCTGGTGTAAGTTCAACCATCAACGATATGTTCTTCTGTGAGGTTCATATCCCATCATTGTGC containing:
- the LOC25497477 gene encoding AAA-ATPase ASD, mitochondrial encodes the protein MSELWAQLGSILATIMFMYAIIERFLPSSFRDSLQIYSQKVITLFYPYIQITFHEFSGERLKRSEAYTFIQTYLSENSSQLAKRLKAEVIKDSQNPLVLSIDDDEEVTDEFQGVKLWWAAIKIETSSHGFSSFSNYKRYYKLTFHKKHRDLITISYIKHVLKEGKEIAMRNRQRKLYTNNPSSGWYGYKQSKWSHIVFEHPATFETLALEKKKKDEVIKDLLKFRNGKDYYAKIGKAWKRGYLLYGPPGTGKSTMIAAMANFMNYDVYDLELTAVKDNTELRKLLIETSSKAIIVVEDIDCSLDFTSQRKINKNEKNDEEDSFMEQKDYYHRKKEEEENNSKNSKVTLSGLLNFIDGIWSACGGERIIIFTTNFVEKLDPALIRTGRMDKHVELSYCCFEAFKVLVKNYLDIESHYLFDEIGDLLEVINMTPADVAENLMPKSVNEDVETSLKNLIQALERKKVEEQEVEEDKEDSVGIVEDVKENGYIVSVKNNMLL